GCGGGGTAAACTGGGGCTACATGAAGATGCCGAGCTTCTTCGGCACTCCCTATACCTGGGGGAACAGCCACCAGATCGTGATCCCGGTCCAGCCGAAGGGAACCTCCAAGGAAGTCTACATGGCCGCCGCTGAGGTGATCAAGTACGTCTCGGAGCACTCCCACATCTGGACGATGTACGGCGGGCACATCACTGCCTACAAGCCTGAGGCGAAGAACCCTGAGCTTCTTGCATCCGATTACTGGAGCAAGTCCGGCAAGTGGTTGAACGAGATGGCTCAGGCAGGACTGGTCCACTTCCCGATCAACAACCCGCACGGCTCGGAGCTGGAGCATGCCATCCAGGCCCAGATCGAGCTCGCGGTGAACGGGAAGATCACCCCGCAGGAGGCGCTCGCCAACGCGGAGAAAGAGTGCAACAAGATCCTTCAAGGGAAATAAGGAGCGAGGCGGGCGGGGGCCGTGTAGCTCCCGCCCTTTCTTACAATGCGCAAAAGAATCGGCGAATTTCTATATCGGCACCAGGGGCTGGAGGGGATCCTGTACGTCCTTCCGTTCGTCAGTTTGTGGGCGGTCTTCCTCGCCTGGCCGGTCGGATACGGGATCTACATCAGTCTGTTCGATTGGAACCCGATGCGCGGCTCGAAGTTCGTCGGGCTGGCGAACTACATTACTCTGTTCCATGAGCCGCGGTTCTGGAACGCGTTCGGGAACACGTTTAAGTTTGCCGGGATGACGATCCCGCTCATCATTGGACTTGGGTTCGCGTTCGCACTCATGGTATGGGGATGGGGGCGGACCCGACGGGGGACAACTGCAGTTCAAGCGATATTGTTCTTCCCGTACCTGCTCACCGTTTCCATCGTGGCCATCGTCTGGAAGTGGCTTCTCGACCGCGACTTTGGGTTGGTACAGCACACCCTCACCTCGTTGATCCCGTCTGCTCCGGTCT
This genomic window from Candidatus Bipolaricaulota bacterium contains:
- a CDS encoding sugar ABC transporter permease codes for the protein MRKRIGEFLYRHQGLEGILYVLPFVSLWAVFLAWPVGYGIYISLFDWNPMRGSKFVGLANYITLFHEPRFWNAFGNTFKFAGMTIPLIIGLGFAFALMVWGWGRTRRGTTAVQAILFFPYLLTVSIVAIVWKWLLDRDFGLVQHTLTSLIPSAPVFLTSTTWALPAIALATAWWLAGYRMVVLQAGLEEIPQDLFEAAAIDGARPRHQFFHIILPLIKPSLLFALVLTIISAFRTFGQVLLMTDGGPGRSTEVLALYLYRVGFDYFQVGKAAAAGVILLFMILLLTLIGVKFLGLKSELQ